The following coding sequences lie in one Megalodesulfovibrio gigas DSM 1382 = ATCC 19364 genomic window:
- a CDS encoding YibE/F family protein — protein sequence MIPSAPCSIRRDALVVAFFVLVCTALLFLPTGFEERSQGGDAERIRGRIIHVDDTHVQRFGILRQGEQLVIVEALEGRFKGQQFRAQNILQGRMDLDKLYQPGDTALLVLTINGEGEVIFVNPQDHYRLGLEFLLLGLFAVLLLAYGRWTGLKALLSFVLTALMLWKVLVPRLLAGWDPFWLSIAVVTFLTISIITLVAGLTRKALVALLGSLLGILCSAALAYYFTLQFRVHGAVLPFAETMLYSGFGHLDLVKLFVGSVFIAASGAVMDLSMDVAAAMDEVVCSKPDITRREALRSGLNVGRAVVGTMTTTLLLAYSGGYITLLMAFMAQGVPLTNQFNLLYVSAEVLKTLVGSFGLVTVAPFTAAIGALLFVRHAPACATPER from the coding sequence ATGATTCCCTCTGCCCCCTGCAGCATTCGCCGCGATGCCCTGGTGGTCGCATTTTTTGTCCTTGTCTGCACCGCGTTGCTGTTCCTCCCCACCGGCTTCGAGGAACGCAGCCAGGGCGGGGATGCCGAGCGCATCCGTGGCCGCATCATCCACGTGGACGACACCCATGTGCAACGCTTCGGCATTCTGCGTCAGGGCGAGCAGCTCGTCATCGTGGAGGCCCTGGAGGGCCGCTTCAAGGGGCAGCAGTTCCGGGCCCAGAATATTTTGCAGGGCCGCATGGATCTGGACAAGCTCTACCAGCCCGGAGACACTGCCTTGCTGGTGCTGACCATCAATGGCGAGGGTGAAGTCATCTTCGTCAACCCGCAGGACCATTATCGCCTGGGGCTGGAATTCCTGCTCCTGGGGCTCTTTGCGGTGCTGCTGCTCGCCTATGGCCGCTGGACCGGCCTCAAGGCGCTGCTGTCCTTTGTGCTCACGGCCCTGATGCTCTGGAAGGTGCTGGTGCCCAGACTGCTGGCTGGCTGGGACCCGTTCTGGCTTTCCATCGCCGTGGTCACCTTCCTGACCATCTCCATCATCACGCTGGTGGCCGGCCTCACCCGCAAGGCGCTGGTGGCCCTGCTCGGTTCCCTGCTGGGCATCCTGTGCAGCGCGGCGCTGGCCTATTACTTCACGCTGCAGTTCCGGGTGCATGGGGCGGTGCTGCCGTTTGCGGAAACCATGTTGTACTCCGGCTTCGGGCATCTGGATCTGGTGAAGCTCTTTGTGGGATCGGTCTTCATCGCCGCCTCGGGCGCAGTGATGGATCTGTCCATGGACGTGGCTGCGGCCATGGATGAAGTGGTCTGCAGCAAGCCGGACATCACCCGGCGGGAGGCCCTGCGCTCGGGGCTCAATGTGGGCCGGGCCGTGGTGGGAACCATGACCACCACCCTGCTGCTGGCCTATTCCGGCGGCTACATCACCCTGCTCATGGCCTTCATGGCCCAGGGCGTGCCGCTGACCAACCAGTTCAACCTGCTCTACGTCTCCGCCGAGGTGCTCAAGACCCTGGTGGGCAGCTTCGGGCTGGTCACGGTGGCGCCCTTCACGGCCGCCATCGGCGCGCTGTTGTTCGTGCGGCATGCCCCTGCCTGTGCCACCCCTGAACGCTGA